Within the Populus trichocarpa isolate Nisqually-1 chromosome 14, P.trichocarpa_v4.1, whole genome shotgun sequence genome, the region CATTAGAACTCTAGTTTCTTATTAATTGTAGCTTTCCTCTTGTGATTGCTTGTTCTTGTTCATTCCAGAGCAAAAGGAGAAACTTACGGAGGTCGAGCAGCAATCAAAGAAAGCTGAGGCTGCTCAGAGACGAAGATTGCAGGTTGAGAAGGCTGCTAGGGAATCTGAGGTTTGTTTTTGTGTATATACAGTTGTATGCCATATGCATGGAGATCCACGAAGGTTAAACAGGcatatgctttattttttcttggttttgattttgtagGCTGAAGCTGTAaggctttattttttcttggttttgattttgtagGCTGAAGCTATAAGAAAAATTCTCGGTCAAGATTCCAGCAGAAAAAAACGAGAAGAGAAAGTGAAGAAGCGTCTGGAAGAGTTGGCACAGGTATCCGCAATTGTCTGGTAAACTTCATAGTGTCTTATACAAAGCTGCGTTCAAATTTCTCACATTTTCATGTTTAGGAGAAGGCTACCAACGCCGAGATGCATGCATCGAGTACCATCAGATGGGTCATGGGTCCTACAGGGACTGTGGTGACATTTCCCAAAGAAATGGGTCTCCCTAGTATATTCGACTCTAAACCCTGcaggttttgttttcttctgctAATTGAAAATTCATGCCAAAGCACCAAATTTACTAGGCCAAACTGATATCAACGATTGCTTATTGATGATATGAATTCTCTCCGAATGTGCAGCTATCCTCCTCCAAGAGAGAAGTGCGCGGGCCCTTCTTGTACTAACCCATACAAGTATCGAGATTCCAAGTCGAAGCTTCCGCTTTGCAGTCTACAGTGCTACAAGGCAATTCAGCAACAGAGCCAGCATGAAACTAACTGATGACGCTTAAAGATATATCTGCATAGCCATGTTAATATATCATATAACTACTGGGGCCAGGCTAGCAAAGAGGCATTTTTTATTCAGTATAGAGGGATTATACAGATATGGATGGTTCATTTTCTGTCATCTATAGCTTAAggatattcaaaaaaaaaaaaaaactatagctTAAGGGTTGATTAATGGAAATTTGTCTTCAATTGAATGGAAATGATGTTACTGAGagctttcaatttaatcaaaatgatgtttctgattaattcctctttttttttacttgataaagAATTCCCCCTACCTTCTTAAGTCTACTGGTTGAGTGCAAGTAATGTTTCTTGAAGTAATGTTCTTATGGATTTTTCATGGCCATTCGATGATGGTGTGACTTGGTGACGGTCCATCCAACACAATCATGAAATCAGtacattataaattatagttctacaaaacaaattaaatgatccttctagttttaaaaactaattaatttgtatttttcatttattctatcttttttaacttaatttatttatttgttttgagaactaagaagattgaaaaaaaaaaaaacaaatggataaCATAGAAATAGAGATGAGaaaagaagtaattttttttaaaaataaagtaatattaaattaagttcGGTCaacatttattaaaagattaattaattagttttaaaacctTTTGTAAGACTATAgggattattttaataataatttactaaAAAAGATGGTACTCCCTTGATTCTTAAGAAACTCTcgtgcttttctttttcctgcaGTTCCAATTCAAATTGCCAATTTCCATTTCTTTATCATCTTTCCATTTTACTAAATAGTCTCCGTTAAACAATTATATTGGGAATGAGGAGTAAAATTGTACCTTTTCTCTCGCTCTCCTCTTCCAAGAGAAATCCTGCAATGTTTCTTGCTTTCATAATTACTTTAAGGTTATTTACTTCTATATAAGTTAATTCTCTCCTTATGGGGAGTAAGattcttgcttcttcttttttctttttccttttttttttatcgcaaAAGAAATTAATCATAAGTGGTCGCTTTTAGGATGTTCATGCCTATGACATGCAAACAAACATGGGgctattttctctttttggcttattataattttttttaaaaaaatattggtaaaataacattgtttgtACATATTATGATTGAAAAACGCAACATTTATAGCTTGTTGCTATTATGAATAATAACgacatctaaattttttaattgaatgagcaggagagagaagagagaaaaaaaaaagacattaaagaAACACTGAAAACTCCGATTACAACGCAACCGATATCATATAAAAGATCTCGACAAGATTaatccaacaacaaaaaaaaaagacatcaacaCTGACCTGAATATGCCTCACTTGTCGTCAAAGATAAATGAGCCACACGTCATTTTTGGACGACAAGTGTGGCACACTCGGTTCACTATTGATGATCTTTCTTGGTGTCGTTGAATTCGTTACCCAAGATCTTTCTGATGATACCAATGATGTTGTAATTGAAATCCCGGTGTGTCATCgatgtcattttcttttttcttttctctctaatctctcctgccaatttttatttagatgtCGTTAATATGAatgatgataaattataaatatcgcGTTTCTCAATTGTAACATGtgcaaactatattttttcaccaatttttttttcaattgtgctATTctgctaatatttttaatttacaatgctatttttttctaaaaaaaccccAAACATAGTGATTAGATTTCATTCTtgtgtgtttaatattatactacatgataatttttaaaagtatatttgacttgaaaatatattaaaataaatttcttaagatttatttatattagtacataaaatcataaaaaaacattaaaaaattaatttgatattttttaaataaaatatattttaaagataaccaaaatcagttttttttctcatgagaAAAGAGTATATCTTATCATgcaggatttaaaaaaaagacttaaaaaagATTGATAGAATAAATTTGTTACATGTTAGTGACTACGATACATTAACAAagagaaatcaaattttaatttatttgttttttttattggaaaggaACACGCCACGAATGGCCGAATACCAAACAGCTGtattggaagaagaaaaaaaaatccactagAAATGATGttgcaagggaaaaaaaaaaaaaaaagggaagtaAAAGGCAAACGGGTCACAGAAATAGCGGACCGATACCACCCGTTTGGCAAACGGGTCAAAGAAAGACCCAGAATGAAGATATTCAGCAAGTCTCAGTCTCTGTTGTAGCCGAGGCGTTATCATCCGTTTTTTAGCTGAGCTCTCAGGCACACACTAGCAATATCATCAACTACCTCCTCCTCTAGCCCTAAGATTTTTATAGGATAAGGCGCTAATACTAGTTGATTcgaaacactaaaaaataatcttagaaaTGGCACACTCATGCGTCTCCTCATCGGCCTCTTCCCTCAGATTCAGCTCCCTTCCCTTCTCGCCAAACCCTTCAGTCGGCTCAGCTCCTGATACCCACAAGCTCGCTTTCGCCTTCCACCCTCTCCGTTCCAGGTTAATCCTCCTCCCTTTTTTATTACTGATTTATCtgtaacgtttttttttttttttgggtctaGAAAATTTAgcaatattaaagaaaattaagacTAGGATGTTTGCTGATTACTCGATGGTTTTACTGTTATTATCATTATTCTTGGATTCACTGAagagtaataaataaataaataaaaaattgaagctttttgcattttgttaaagaaagttattttcttttttaaaatctgcAAGGAAACAGAGGGTTTTAGGGTCGGATTTAAGCTCTACTAGAAAATCCTCTTTTGAGCACTGATAATTGGTATCATTAGACAAGGATGCTAGAAGATTTTTacgtctttttttaaaaaaatgtttcatcttTGCCATAGATAGTCGAGAAATTCAAGTGTCCTCGTTCTCCACTTGTGTTGCAGGAAATTGAGAAAGTTAGTCAGTGATAGGAAGACTATCCAGACATCTTCGCCGAAGGCTGTTTACTCTGGTGAGTTTTGGGCGCCTGAGAGAAGTTCGCGACAGGGGATTTGGTCTATAAGGTAGGCAGGGTTTATTAGAGACTTTACACCTTTTAACTTGCTGTTTTCATTTTGCTTGATGTGCTaataaatggagaaaaaaaatgtggaaCTGGTTTTCTAGGGATGATGTGCAAATCCCTTCTTCACCCTACTTCCCTGCCTATGCCAATGGAGCTCAAGCTCAAGGACCACCACCGATGGTGCATGAACGGTTCCAGAGTGTTATCAGTCAACTTTTTCAACATGTAAGTGAATAGGTTAAACATCTTCCTGTGCTTGCTTATCGTCTTGAATGCTTGGTTGTTTTTATACAAcgtttgattttgttgttgtttgaatTCCTAGAGAATTATACGCTGTGGTGGAGCTGTTGATGATGATATGGCAAACATTATTGTTGCTCAACTTCTCTATCTCGATGCTGTTGATCCCAACAAGGTGAGTTTGGTGACTTTTCAT harbors:
- the LOC7455425 gene encoding ATP-dependent Clp protease proteolytic subunit 5, chloroplastic, translated to MAHSCVSSSASSLRFSSLPFSPNPSVGSAPDTHKLAFAFHPLRSRKLRKLVSDRKTIQTSSPKAVYSGEFWAPERSSRQGIWSIRDDVQIPSSPYFPAYANGAQAQGPPPMVHERFQSVISQLFQHRIIRCGGAVDDDMANIIVAQLLYLDAVDPNKDIVMYVNSPGGSVTAGMAIFDTMRHIRPDVSTVCVGLAASMGAFLLSAGTKGKRYSLPNSRIMIHQPLGGAQGGQSDIDIQANEMLHHKANLNGYLAYHTGQSLEKINQDTDRDYFMSAKEAKDYGLIDGVILNPLKVLQPLAAAADQQ